In the Sinomonas cyclohexanicum genome, GGTCCCGCAGCGCGGTGTAGGGCAGCCCGTGGTCCATCGCGAGCGAGACGAGGTTGATGATCTCCTGCGAGTCGACGCAGAAGAGGGCGGCCCCGAGGACGGCGTCGGTCCTCCTGTCGACGACCACCTTGATCAGTCCGCGCGGGTCACGGACGATCTTGGGCCGCGGCATCGCCGCGATCTTGGCAACCTCCTTCGACGCTACGCCCACGTCCCAGCCGCGCTCGGCGGCCTGCTCGCGCGCCTGGCCCTCGGTCAGCCCCACCCGCGAGAACGGCGGGGTGACGAACGTGGTGGTCGGGATGGTGTTCCGGTCCGTGGTGGTCCGCTCCGGGCCGCCGAGGACCTGCGAGAGCACGATCCGGTGGTCGTCGAGCGAGACATAGGTGTGCTGCGGGCCGCCGTTGACGTCGCCGAGCGCCCACACGTCCGGCGCGGTGGTGCGCAGGCGTTCATCGACGACGACGGCGCCCCGCCCGTCGGTCTCGACCCCCGCCTTGTCGAGTCCAAGCCCCTCGGTCGCGGGCCTGCGTCCGAGCGCCAGCAGGACGGCGTCGGCCTCCACCGTGACCGGCCCCGCGCCCGAGGCGACGCTCACGTGCAGCGGCGAGGACCCGCCGTCGTGCGTGCCCGTCTTCTGGCCCTCTGCGTCTCCGACGCCTGTCACCTCGGCGCCCTGGAGGAACCGCACGCCGTCGCCCGCAAGGACCGAGGCGACGGCCTCGGCGACATCCCGGTCCTCGTGCTTGAGCGGGACGGGGGAGCGGTCCACCACGGTGACGTCGGAGCCGAAGGCTGCGTACATCGAGGCGAACTCGTACGCGATGTATCCGCCGCCCACGATCATGAGCCGCGCCGGCAGGTTGGACTCCGAGATCAGGTCGGTCGAGACGTGGACGCGGGGGCTCAGGACCTGGCCGCCCTCGGCGAGGCCGGGGATGTCCGGGACCACGGGCAGCGATCCCGTGTTGATGTAGAAGCGCTCGGCCGTGAGCTCGCGCTCGTCGCTGCCGGCGGTCAGGCGCACGCGCTTGGGCGCGACGAACTCGGCGCGGGCGGTGATCGCCGTCACGGTATCGATCGAGTCGAGCATCGAGTAGTTCACGCCGCGCAGCGTGGCGGTGAGCTGGTCCTTCTGCGCGATCGAGTCCGTGTAGTGGGCGGCATCTTCGCCGTCATGGCCGAGGTGGGCCGAATAGACGAGGGCCTTGGTGGGCACGCACCCGATGTTGATGCACGTTCCCCCGTACATCGCCTCGGACTGTTCGATCATCGCGACGCGGCGTCCCGCTCGGCCGAGGACTCCGGCGAGCGTCTTGCCGCCTTTGCCCCAGCCGACGAACACGTCGTCGAACTCAAGAACGTCCATGGATGCCACCGCTTCCGTGAGGAGTTGCTCCCATCCTATCCACGCGGCAAATCATCAGCTCGGGGATACACAGCGGTCACATGAGGGGCATAGCATCGCCACGCGGGGTCGCACGCGGCCCGGCCAACGTGAGGGAGAGCGCATGAGACTCAGTCCGCGTGAGCAGGAGAAGCTCATGATCGTCGTGGCCGCCGACCTGGCCCGCCGGAGGCAGGCCCGCGGGGTCCGGCTCAACTACCCCGAGGCGGTCGCGATCATCAGCTACGAGCTCATCGAGGGCGCCCGGGACGGGCGCAGCGTCGCCGAGCTCATGAGCTGGGGCGCCACGATCCTCACGCGCGACGACGTCATGGAGGGGGTCCCGGAGATGATCCACGACGTGCAGATTGAGGCCACCTTCCCCGACGGCACGAAGCTCGTGACCGTCCACGAGCCGATCCGCTAGGAGCCAGCCATGGCAGCGTCCCCCCAGGGGCACGTCCCCGCACAGGTCATTCCCGGGCAGATCCTTCCCGCCGAGGGCGAGATCATCCTCAACGCGGGCAGGCCGGTCATCGAGCTCGATGTCACCAACACCGGCGACCGGCCGGTGCAGGTCGGCTCCCATTACCACTTCGCCGAGGTCAACCGGGCGCTCGACTTCGACCGCGGTGCGGCGCGCGGGCTCCGGCTCGACATCCCCGCCGGCACGGCGGTGCGCTTCGAGCCCGGCGACCGCAAGGCCGTTCGGCTCGTCCCGCTCGGGGGCGCCCGGGAGGTCTATGGGCTCCGCAGCCAGGTCGACGGCCCCCTCGACGCCGAGAAGGGGTCCCGTGACGCCGAGGTCGGGTCCGGGCTCCCCAACCGGGCCATCCCGCGTGCCCAGTACGCCCAGCTCTACGGCCCCACCACCGGCGACAGGGTGCGCCTCGGCGACACGGACCTCTTCGCCGAAGTCGAGCATGACCTCACGGTCTACGGCGAGGAGGTCGTGTTCGGCGGGGGCAAGGTCCTGCGGGACGGCATGGGCCAGAACGGCCGCGTGACGCGGGGCGGCAGCCCCGACACGGCCGTGCCCGACACCGTCATCACGAACGCCCTCATCATCGACTGCACAGGCATCTACAAGGCGGACGTCGCGATCAGGGACGGCCACATCCAGGCCATCGGCAAGGCGGGGAACCCGCTGATCCAGGACGGCGTGGACATCGTCGTGGGGGCCTCGACCGAGGTCGTCGCAGGGGAGCGCAAGATCCTCACGGCCGGCGGGATCGACACGCACATCCACTTCATCTCTCCCGACCAGGTCCCGACGGCGCTCGCCTCGGGCATCACGACGATGATCGGCGGCGGCACAGGCCCGGCCGAGGGCACGAAGGCCACGACGGTGACGCCGGGCGCGTGGCACATCGAGCGCATGCTCGAGGCCGTGGAGGGCCTGCCGATGAACTTCGGCTTCCTCGGCAAGGGCCACGCGTCGAGCACCGCGCCGCTCGCGGAGCAGATCGAGGCGGGGGCGATCGGGCTCAAGGTCCACGAGGACTGGGGCGCGACCCACGCCTCGATCGACATGGCCCTGCGTGTGGCCGACGAGTACGACGTGCAGGTCGCGATCCACACGGACACGCTCAACGAGTGCGGCTTCCTCGAGGACACGGTTGCCGCGATTGCCGGCCGGGTCATCCACACGTTCCACACCGAGGGCGCGGGCGGCGGCCACGCACCGGACATCATCGCGATCGCCGCGCACCCGAACGTGCTGCCCGCCTCGACCAACCCGACGCTGCCGTTCACGCAGAACACCGCCGAGGAGCACCTCGACATGCTCATGGTGTGCCATCACCTCAGCCCGGCGATCCCCGAGGACGTCGCGTTCGCCGACTCGCGCATCCGGCCCGAGACGATCGCCGCCGAGGACGTCCTGCATGACCTCGGCGTCTTCTCGATCACGTCCTCCGACTCGCAGGCCATGGGCCGCGTCGGGGAGGTCGTCACCCGCACGTGGCAGCTCGCCGATGCGATGAAGGCCCGCCGCGGGGTGCTCACGCCGGATCCCTCGCCAGGCGAGGCAGCGCACGACGGCGAGCGCGCGCCGTCGTCCGGCGCCTCGCCTGCCGCGGGACTCGCCGACAACTTCAGGATCAAGCGCTACGTCTCGAAGTACACCATCAACCCGGCGATCGCGCAGGGCATTGCCGACTCGGTCGGCTCGGTCGAGGTGGGCAAGTTCGCCGACCTCGTCCTGTGGGACCCGGCGTTCTTCGGCGTCAAGCCGGACCTCGTGATCAAGGGCGGGGTCATCGCGAACTCCGTCATGGGCGACTCGAACGGGTCCATCCCGACCCCGCAGCCGCAGACGCTGCGGATGGCATGGGCGTCCCACGGGCGCAGCACCCAGTCCAGCTCGATCACCTTCCTCTCGAAGGCGGCGATCGAGGCCGGCGTCCCGGAGCGGCTCGGACTGCGCAAGCAGATCCGCGCCGTGGGCGGCATCCGGCACCTGACCAAGGCGGACCTGCCGTTCAACGGCGCCACCCCGCGGCTCGAGGTCGACCCGCAGACGTACGAGGTCCGCGTGGACGGCGAGCTCGCCACGTGCGAGCCCGCCGAAGTCCTCCCGCTCGCGCAGCGCTACTTCCTGTTCTAGGAGCCCGCATGATCGTCACCGAGATCCTCGGCAACCTGCACGACGACGAGGCCTCCTCCGCGTACGAGGGGCACCACCGCGAGCGGGTCGTGCTCCCGAGCGCAGATCTGGCCAAGCGCATCCAGCGCGTCCGGACCGACCACGGCACGGAGCTCGGCATCCGCCTCCCGGCCGGGTCCCCGGACCTGCGGGACGGGGACATCCTCGCGGCCTCCGGGCGCGGGATCGTCGTAGTGCAGGTCGAGGCGACGGACGTCCTCGTGATCGCCCCGCGCAGCATCGGCGAGGCGCTGTTCACGGCCCACTCGCTCGGCAACCGGCACCTGCAGGCGCAGTTCTTCGGCGACGAGATGGTCTGCCAGTACGACCGCACCGTGGCGGACTTCCTCGACCACCACGGCGTTCCCTACGTCCGCCAGGAACGGGTGATGGCCGCCCCCTTCCGGCACGCCGAGCACACGCACTGACCATGCCTGTGCCCGTCGGTACGTCGGTGCCTTCCCTGGCCTCCCTCCTCCAGCTCGCCGACTCGGCGCTCCCGACGGGCGCGTTCAGCCAGTCGTTCGGGCTCGAGGTCTATCTCGAGTCCGGCGAGGTCCACGACGAGGCGACCCTCCTCGCGTGGCTCGAGGGCTACCTCTCGACCCAGCTGACGTTCACGGATGCGATCGCCGTCCGCCGCGCCGTGCGCATCGCGGAGGGCGGGTCCAATCACGCGGAGGGCGGGTCCCGCACCAGCCTCGCCGAACTGGACGCCGAGCTCACGGCCGTCCTCCTCCCCGCAGAGATCCGCCGCGCGAGCCAGACCATGGGCCGGCGGCTGCTCGAGATCGCGGGGGAGTCGTTCGCGCCCGTGGTCCCCGTCCTGGCAGACGTTGCCTCCTACGCGGCGGATGCCGCCCGCGGGGTGTGCGCCGGCCACTACTCCATCGCGTTCGCGCTCGCGGGCGCGGGCCAGGGCCTCGACGAGGAGACGCTCGTCGAGGCATACGTCTACTCGGCCCTCACCTCGCTCACGTACAACGCCATCCGCGCGATCCCCCTGGGCCAGCTCGCAGGCCAGCGCGTCCTCGGTGCGCTGCGCGCCCGGGTGCCGCACGCCGTCGTGCGTTCAAAGACCCCGGACGAGCGGCTGTTCGGCGCCGCCGCACCCGCCCTCGAGATCCACCAGATGCGGCACGAGCACCAGCGCGCCCGCATGTTCGTCAGTTAGGAGACGGCAATGAGCACAGCGCAGACAGGCGACCCCGTGATCATCGGCATCGGCGGCCCGGTCGGAGCGGGAAAGACCCAGCTCGTGGAGCGCGTCACCCGCGCGCTCATCGACGAGCTCTCCATGGCCGCGATCACCAATGACATCTACACCATCGAGGACGCGAAGATCCTCGCCCGCAACGGCGTGCTTCCGGTCGAGAGGATCGTGGGCGTCGAGACGGGCGGGTGCCCGCACACGGCCATCCGCGAGGACACGTCCATGAACACCGCGGCGATCGAGGACCTCAAGGCCCGCTTCTCGGACCTGCAGCTCATCTTCGTCGAGTCGGGCGGCGACAACCTTTCCGCGACGTTCAGCCCCGAGCTCGTGGACTTCTCCGTCTACGTCATCGACGTCGCGCAGGGCGAGAAGATCCCCCGCAAGGCCGGCCAGGGCATGATCAAGTCGGACCTGCTGGTCATCAACAAGACTGATCTTGCCCCGTTCGTCGGCGCGGACCTGTCCGTGATGGAGCGCGATTCGAAGTCCTTCCGCGGCGCGAAGCCGTTCTGCTTCACGAACCTCAAGACGGACGAGGGCCTGGACTACGTCCTGGACTGGATCCGCCGCGACGTTCTCCTGGCGGACCTCGCATGACGGCAGCAGCGAGGCTCGCCCCCGGACCGCGCACGACGGCGGCGCCCCACCGCACGCCCGACCGGCCCCTCACGGGCGAGCTCCACCTCGGCGTCGAGCGCCGCGGAGCGCGCAGCGTGGCCGTGGAGCGGTTCCACACGGGTGCGCTGAGGGTGCTGCGCGCCCACTACCCGGATGCGAGCGGGCAGCCCCTGTTCACAGTCGTGAACCCGGGTGGCGGGTACCTCGGGGGCGACGCGTACAGCACGGCGGTCGAGGTCCGGGAGGGTGCGTCGGTGCAGCTGACCACTCAGGCGGCCACGAAGGTCTACCGCACGCCCCAGGGCCCGGCGCGCGCAGACCAACGGTTCGCGCTCGGGCCCGGGGCCCGCCTCGAGTCGCTCCCGGATCCCGTGATCGCCTACCGGGGCGCGCGGTACCGCCAGGACACGCGGGCCGACCTCGCCCCGGATGCGTCGCTTGCGCTCGCGGAGGTCGTGACCCCGGGCTGGGCGCCGGACGGGCAGGCGTTCAGCTTCGAGGAGGTCTCCCTCGTGGCGCGCGTGCGCGTGGGGGGTCGGCTGGCCGTCGTCGACAACCTGCTGCTGCGCCCCGCCGAGGGCGGCACCGCCCCGCTCATGCTCGCAGGCCGCTCGCATGTGGGCTCGCTGCTCGTGGTGGATCCCCACGCGCACGACGCCGCCGTCGTCGCCCTCCGCGTGCATCTCGCCGACCTGTTCCCGCACTGCCTTGGGGGACCACTCGTGGGGATCACGCGGCTCGCGGTCCCCGGCTTCGCGCTCCGTGTGCTCGCCGACTCGACCGGCGCCGCGGAGGCGGTGGTCCGTGCCGCAGTGGACTGGACCCGGGACGCGTGGCACGGCCTCGCACCTGTGGCGCTGAGGAAGTACTGATGCGGCGGAGGTACCGGTGAAGGGCAGCGAGGGCGCTCGGCACCGTCGTGCTCCCGCGGTCGAGAGGCTGGGCCGGCCGGCGTAACCGGGCAACTGGTGTAACCGCGATTAAACAGTGCGGACACCCTGGCGCAAGGTGCGCTCCGTACGCTGGAGGCATCGGTTCGATACGGGGCGCCGGGCAGGATGCGCTCGGTCCCGAGAGAAGGCGAACTAAGCCTTGATCCACCGATCGGGTGTTGGGTCCGGCGGTCCTGTGCGGGCGGTGGATGATGGATGTTTCGGGCAGGGGTGGGGGCGCGGCCTCGCTGCCGGCGGTGTTCCACTTCTGGTGCTGTTCGGGGCCTCGCGGGGCCAGGCTGCGTCTTCCTAGGGCATGGACGGCGGGGCGTGGGCGGCGGTGAAGAGCTGTTCCCATGCGTTCTGCCAGGGCCAGTTCGCCGGCAGCCGCAGCCGGATCTTCCGGGCGCTGGCGGCGATCCGGGCCGGGAGGTTCACGAGCTTGCGGCGGATGGTCCCGGTCCTGGCTTTCGCGAAGGGGCCGGCGGCCAGGGTCCCGGCCGCGCGGGCGAGGTTGAAGGCCATCACCGCCGCGACGAGCCAGGCCGAGTTCGCCGCGAACTTCCCCGAGGGCAGGTGCGCCAGGGCGCTGTCCTTCAGGTCGGCGTGGACCTGCTCGATGACCGCATGGGCACGGTGCGTGGCATCGGCCGCGACAGTGCCCAGGTCCTGGGCGGGGACGGTGGTGAAGAAGGCGTGGTGCCGGTGCGTGTCGAACAGGGTCCCCTGCCCGTCGGGGGCCTTGGGGTTCAGGTCCGGGATGCGGCGCACGACGAGCCGCCCGGTGACCTGTTCGGCCTTCTTCCGCGAAGCGAAGGCGGTGAAGGGGACCTCGGCGACCTCCGCCCGGGAGATCCAGGTCCCGGCGGCCTGGTCGAAGACCGCATCGGTGTACTCGATCGCCGTCCAGGCCTCCGATGGGATGGCGGCGATGGCACGCTTAACTGCCGGGTCCAGGCGCACCGTGACCGAGACCTCGGCCCCTGCCGCGAGGGCGGCGGCGACGGTGGGGTGCCCGTAGAACGCCGAGTCGGCCCGGACCAGCGCCCTCCCCGGCGTCCCGGCGCGGCGCAGGGCGGAGAGGGCGTCGGCGACCAGCCGGGACGCCCCGCGCGGGGACGCCGCAGCGCCCTTGCGCAGCCGCTGGGCCAGGATCACCGGCGCGCTCTGGGCCGTGGTGGCGGTGGCCAGCAGGGCGTTGAGCCCGCGGACCCCGGAGTACCCGAAGCCAGCGCCCTGCTTGGCGTGGCCGTGGACCTCGATGATCGTGTCGTCGACGTCCACGAACACGAACTCCCCGACGGCCGGGGCGTCCAGCAGCGGAGCCCGCGCGGCGAGGTTCGCCAGGAAGCGGGCGGCGACCGCGTCGAGCTGGCGGACGTGGCCGAAGGCGAACGCGCGCAGGAAGGAGCCCAGGGTCGAGGGCGCGTAGCAGGCCTTGAAGAGCCTGCCCATCCCGCCGTGGCGCAGCAGGGCCATGTCATCGATCGAGTCCGCCCCGGCGACCATCCCGGCCACCAGCGAGGCGATCTTCAGGCCCGCGTTCGCGCCCTTGTCCGTCGGCACGCTCAGATGCGCGTCGGTCAGGGCCCGGAGCCCTGCGGCCTCGGCCAGGCGCATCACCGGCAGCAGGCCTGCCGCGGAGACGAGGTTCGGCTCGTCGAAGGACACCGCCACCGCGGCCTGACTGTGGGAAACTTGCACCTACGAGATGCCCTCTCATCCTCAGGGAACTGGTTCTGTCGCAAGTCCAATTCTCCCCGGGATGGCGGGCATCTTGCCCTTAATTACGCCACGCCGCCACGAACCCCATCGGTGGATCAAGGCTAAGCCAGGCCGGCCGCGGGGCTGGCGCCGGCGGGGCACGCAGCGTCCCGGGCGTCACCCACGGCGGGTCTGTGGTAGACCCGAGTGGTGAGCACAGAGAGCACAGCAGAGGCCGCATCTGGGGGCGCGCACGACGGCGCACAGCGGCTTCGCGTCATGGTCCCCATGCGCTGGGGAGACATGGACGCGTA is a window encoding:
- the ureE gene encoding urease accessory protein UreE, giving the protein MIVTEILGNLHDDEASSAYEGHHRERVVLPSADLAKRIQRVRTDHGTELGIRLPAGSPDLRDGDILAASGRGIVVVQVEATDVLVIAPRSIGEALFTAHSLGNRHLQAQFFGDEMVCQYDRTVADFLDHHGVPYVRQERVMAAPFRHAEHTH
- a CDS encoding urease subunit gamma, whose amino-acid sequence is MRLSPREQEKLMIVVAADLARRRQARGVRLNYPEAVAIISYELIEGARDGRSVAELMSWGATILTRDDVMEGVPEMIHDVQIEATFPDGTKLVTVHEPIR
- a CDS encoding urease accessory protein UreD is translated as MTAAARLAPGPRTTAAPHRTPDRPLTGELHLGVERRGARSVAVERFHTGALRVLRAHYPDASGQPLFTVVNPGGGYLGGDAYSTAVEVREGASVQLTTQAATKVYRTPQGPARADQRFALGPGARLESLPDPVIAYRGARYRQDTRADLAPDASLALAEVVTPGWAPDGQAFSFEEVSLVARVRVGGRLAVVDNLLLRPAEGGTAPLMLAGRSHVGSLLVVDPHAHDAAVVALRVHLADLFPHCLGGPLVGITRLAVPGFALRVLADSTGAAEAVVRAAVDWTRDAWHGLAPVALRKY
- the ureC gene encoding urease subunit alpha — translated: MAASPQGHVPAQVIPGQILPAEGEIILNAGRPVIELDVTNTGDRPVQVGSHYHFAEVNRALDFDRGAARGLRLDIPAGTAVRFEPGDRKAVRLVPLGGAREVYGLRSQVDGPLDAEKGSRDAEVGSGLPNRAIPRAQYAQLYGPTTGDRVRLGDTDLFAEVEHDLTVYGEEVVFGGGKVLRDGMGQNGRVTRGGSPDTAVPDTVITNALIIDCTGIYKADVAIRDGHIQAIGKAGNPLIQDGVDIVVGASTEVVAGERKILTAGGIDTHIHFISPDQVPTALASGITTMIGGGTGPAEGTKATTVTPGAWHIERMLEAVEGLPMNFGFLGKGHASSTAPLAEQIEAGAIGLKVHEDWGATHASIDMALRVADEYDVQVAIHTDTLNECGFLEDTVAAIAGRVIHTFHTEGAGGGHAPDIIAIAAHPNVLPASTNPTLPFTQNTAEEHLDMLMVCHHLSPAIPEDVAFADSRIRPETIAAEDVLHDLGVFSITSSDSQAMGRVGEVVTRTWQLADAMKARRGVLTPDPSPGEAAHDGERAPSSGASPAAGLADNFRIKRYVSKYTINPAIAQGIADSVGSVEVGKFADLVLWDPAFFGVKPDLVIKGGVIANSVMGDSNGSIPTPQPQTLRMAWASHGRSTQSSSITFLSKAAIEAGVPERLGLRKQIRAVGGIRHLTKADLPFNGATPRLEVDPQTYEVRVDGELATCEPAEVLPLAQRYFLF
- the ureG gene encoding urease accessory protein UreG; translation: MSTAQTGDPVIIGIGGPVGAGKTQLVERVTRALIDELSMAAITNDIYTIEDAKILARNGVLPVERIVGVETGGCPHTAIREDTSMNTAAIEDLKARFSDLQLIFVESGGDNLSATFSPELVDFSVYVIDVAQGEKIPRKAGQGMIKSDLLVINKTDLAPFVGADLSVMERDSKSFRGAKPFCFTNLKTDEGLDYVLDWIRRDVLLADLA
- a CDS encoding urease accessory protein UreF — its product is MPVPVGTSVPSLASLLQLADSALPTGAFSQSFGLEVYLESGEVHDEATLLAWLEGYLSTQLTFTDAIAVRRAVRIAEGGSNHAEGGSRTSLAELDAELTAVLLPAEIRRASQTMGRRLLEIAGESFAPVVPVLADVASYAADAARGVCAGHYSIAFALAGAGQGLDEETLVEAYVYSALTSLTYNAIRAIPLGQLAGQRVLGALRARVPHAVVRSKTPDERLFGAAAPALEIHQMRHEHQRARMFVS
- a CDS encoding IS1380 family transposase, which codes for MQVSHSQAAVAVSFDEPNLVSAAGLLPVMRLAEAAGLRALTDAHLSVPTDKGANAGLKIASLVAGMVAGADSIDDMALLRHGGMGRLFKACYAPSTLGSFLRAFAFGHVRQLDAVAARFLANLAARAPLLDAPAVGEFVFVDVDDTIIEVHGHAKQGAGFGYSGVRGLNALLATATTAQSAPVILAQRLRKGAAASPRGASRLVADALSALRRAGTPGRALVRADSAFYGHPTVAAALAAGAEVSVTVRLDPAVKRAIAAIPSEAWTAIEYTDAVFDQAAGTWISRAEVAEVPFTAFASRKKAEQVTGRLVVRRIPDLNPKAPDGQGTLFDTHRHHAFFTTVPAQDLGTVAADATHRAHAVIEQVHADLKDSALAHLPSGKFAANSAWLVAAVMAFNLARAAGTLAAGPFAKARTGTIRRKLVNLPARIAASARKIRLRLPANWPWQNAWEQLFTAAHAPPSMP
- a CDS encoding FAD-dependent oxidoreductase — protein: MDVLEFDDVFVGWGKGGKTLAGVLGRAGRRVAMIEQSEAMYGGTCINIGCVPTKALVYSAHLGHDGEDAAHYTDSIAQKDQLTATLRGVNYSMLDSIDTVTAITARAEFVAPKRVRLTAGSDERELTAERFYINTGSLPVVPDIPGLAEGGQVLSPRVHVSTDLISESNLPARLMIVGGGYIAYEFASMYAAFGSDVTVVDRSPVPLKHEDRDVAEAVASVLAGDGVRFLQGAEVTGVGDAEGQKTGTHDGGSSPLHVSVASGAGPVTVEADAVLLALGRRPATEGLGLDKAGVETDGRGAVVVDERLRTTAPDVWALGDVNGGPQHTYVSLDDHRIVLSQVLGGPERTTTDRNTIPTTTFVTPPFSRVGLTEGQAREQAAERGWDVGVASKEVAKIAAMPRPKIVRDPRGLIKVVVDRRTDAVLGAALFCVDSQEIINLVSLAMDHGLPYTALRDRMYTHPSSSEAFNEVLGAVL